One window from the genome of Diospyros lotus cultivar Yz01 chromosome 11, ASM1463336v1, whole genome shotgun sequence encodes:
- the LOC127813323 gene encoding metal-nicotianamine transporter YSL3 isoform X1, producing MNHVMQVAPVGAMNMELQPMGNREIEDVQDDESEASKRNIFIPPWTRQITLRGVIASFVIGSIYCMIVMKLTVTTGIIPNLNVSAALLAFLFLRSWTKLLDKAGILTVPFTRQENTMIQTCAVACYSIAIGGGFGSYLLALNKKTYEQAGIDTPGNSPGSYKDLRIAWMIGFLSVVSLIGLFVLIPLRKFLIIDYKLPFPTGMATAVLINGFHNQGEKMARKQVRGFIKYFSLSFLWGFFQWFYTGKGGCGFVQFPTFGLQAWKHTFNFDFSMTYVGTGMICPLIVNLSTLLGAVLSWAVLWPLLGRLKGDWFPSNLPESSMKSLNGYKVFLSIALLLGDGLYNFMKIICITFLNIHAKWKQRNLDLSMSARNNTLEDQNQDEVFTRESVPMWVGAGGYMAFAVIAVTSVPAIFPEIKWYYVIIAYVAAPSLAFCNAYAIGLTDMNMSYNYGKLGLFVMAALAGKHHGVVAGLAGCGLLKSVISVSSTLIQDMKTGHLTLTSPRAMLLGQAAGTAIGCVVAPLSFFLFYKAFDVGNPDGEYKAPFAIVYRNLAILGVEGFSALPQHCLQLCGGFFGFAVGVNMVKDLVPGKVGKWLPLPAAMSVPFLIGGSFAIDMCVGSLVVLGWKKVKGGENAELMVPVVASGLMCGEGLWTLPASLLSLAKISPPICMKFLAS from the exons ATGAATCATGTGATGCAGGTGGCACCAGTGGGAGCCATGAACATGGAATTACAGCCAATGGGCAACAGAGAGATAGAGGATGTGCAAGATGATGAATCAGAGGCTTCAAAGAGGAATATTTTTATCCCGCCATGGACAAGGCAGATAACACTGAGGGGAGTGATCGCAAGCTTTGTGATTGGTAGCATCTACTGCATGATAGTGATGAAACTGACCGTCACCACCGGGATTATCCCCAATCTGAACGTCTCTGCTGCACTGTTAGCCTTCCTGTTCCTGCGTTCTTGGACGAAGCTGCTTGACAAGGCTGGGATTCTCACTGTTCCTTTCACTAGGCAGGAGAATACCATGATTCAAACTTGTGCAGTCGCTTGTTACAGCATAGCTATTGGGG GTGGATTTGGGTCTTACCTTCTGGCATTGAACAAGAAGACATATGAGCAGGCTGGGATTGACACTCCGGGAAATTCTCCAGGAAGTTACAAGGATCTTAGAATCGCTTGGATGATCGGTTTCCTTTCAGTTGTTTCTCTGATTGGTCTTTTTGTTCTGATTCCTCTCAGGAAG TTCTTGATAATTGATTACAAACTGCCCTTTCCAACTGGCATGGCAACTGCCGTTCTTATCAATGGATTTCACAATCAGGGAGAGAAGATGGCTAG AAAGCAAGTTCGTGGGTTCATTAAATACTTTTCACTGAGCTTCTTGTGGGGCTTTTTCCAATGGTTTTACACTGGAAAAGGGGGTTGTGGATTTGTTCAGTTCCCCACTTTCGGGTTGCAAGCATGGAAGCATAC ATTCAATTTCGATTTTAGTATGACTTATGTGGGAACTGGAATGATTTGTCCCTTGATTGTGAACTTGTCAACACTTCTTGGAGCTGTGCTTTCATGGGCTGTCTTGTGGCCTCTTCTGGGTAGGCTCAAAGGAGATTGGTTCCCCTCCAATTTACCTGAATCCAGCATGAAGAGCTTGAATGGCTacaag GTCTTTCTCTCTATTGCACTCCTCTTGGGTGATGGGCTTTACAACTTCATGAAGATAATttgtatcacatttttaaacaTCCATGCCAAATGGAAGCAAAGGAACCTCGATTTAT CTATGAGTGCAAGAAACAACACTCTGGAGGatcaaaatcaagatgaagtgTTCACGAGAGAAAGTGTTCCGATGTGGGTAGGGGCCGGAGGATACATGGCCTTCGCCGTGATTGCAGTAACTTCGGTTCCGGCCATATTTCCTGAGATCAAATGGTATTATGTGATCATAGCCTATGTGGCTGCGCCATCTCTGGCCTTCTGCAATGCTTATGCCATTGGGCTGACTGACATGAATATGTCGTATAACTACGGCAAGCTAGGCCTCTTCGTGATGGCGGCGCTGGCTGGAAAACACCACGGCGTGGTGGCAGGGCTGGCCGGATGCGGCCTCCTCAAGTCGGTCATCTCAGTCTCCAGCACCCTGATCCAAGACATGAAAACCGGCCACCTCACCCTCACTTCCCCCAGAGCCATGCTGCTGGGGCAGGCTGCCGGCACCGCCATCGGCTGCGTGGTGGCGCCGCTCAGCTTCTTCCTGTTCTACAAGGCGTTCGACGTTGGCAACCCGGACGGAGAGTACAAGGCTCCCTTTGCCATTGTCTACAGGAACCTGGCAATCCTGGGAGTGGAAGGCTTCTCTGCCCTGCCTCAACACTGCTTGCAGCTCTGTGGCGGCTTCTTCGGCTTCGCGGTGGGCGTCAACATGGTGAAGGATCTAGTCCCGGGCAAGGTTGGGAAGTGGCTGCCGCTGCCGGCGGCAATGTCGGTGCCGTTTCTCATTGGTGGAAGCTTTGCCATTGACATGTGTGTGGGGAGTCTGGTGGTGTTGGGTTGGAAGAAAGTGAAGGGTGGTGAGAATGCTGAGCTGATGGTTCCGGTGGTGGCTTCCGGCTTGATGTGCGGCGAGGGGCTGTGGACACTGCCGgcttctcttctctcccttgCCAAAATTAGTCCTCCAATATGCATGAAATTCTTGGCTTCTTAA
- the LOC127813323 gene encoding metal-nicotianamine transporter YSL3 isoform X2, whose translation MNMELQPMGNREIEDVQDDESEASKRNIFIPPWTRQITLRGVIASFVIGSIYCMIVMKLTVTTGIIPNLNVSAALLAFLFLRSWTKLLDKAGILTVPFTRQENTMIQTCAVACYSIAIGGGFGSYLLALNKKTYEQAGIDTPGNSPGSYKDLRIAWMIGFLSVVSLIGLFVLIPLRKFLIIDYKLPFPTGMATAVLINGFHNQGEKMARKQVRGFIKYFSLSFLWGFFQWFYTGKGGCGFVQFPTFGLQAWKHTFNFDFSMTYVGTGMICPLIVNLSTLLGAVLSWAVLWPLLGRLKGDWFPSNLPESSMKSLNGYKVFLSIALLLGDGLYNFMKIICITFLNIHAKWKQRNLDLSMSARNNTLEDQNQDEVFTRESVPMWVGAGGYMAFAVIAVTSVPAIFPEIKWYYVIIAYVAAPSLAFCNAYAIGLTDMNMSYNYGKLGLFVMAALAGKHHGVVAGLAGCGLLKSVISVSSTLIQDMKTGHLTLTSPRAMLLGQAAGTAIGCVVAPLSFFLFYKAFDVGNPDGEYKAPFAIVYRNLAILGVEGFSALPQHCLQLCGGFFGFAVGVNMVKDLVPGKVGKWLPLPAAMSVPFLIGGSFAIDMCVGSLVVLGWKKVKGGENAELMVPVVASGLMCGEGLWTLPASLLSLAKISPPICMKFLAS comes from the exons ATGAACATGGAATTACAGCCAATGGGCAACAGAGAGATAGAGGATGTGCAAGATGATGAATCAGAGGCTTCAAAGAGGAATATTTTTATCCCGCCATGGACAAGGCAGATAACACTGAGGGGAGTGATCGCAAGCTTTGTGATTGGTAGCATCTACTGCATGATAGTGATGAAACTGACCGTCACCACCGGGATTATCCCCAATCTGAACGTCTCTGCTGCACTGTTAGCCTTCCTGTTCCTGCGTTCTTGGACGAAGCTGCTTGACAAGGCTGGGATTCTCACTGTTCCTTTCACTAGGCAGGAGAATACCATGATTCAAACTTGTGCAGTCGCTTGTTACAGCATAGCTATTGGGG GTGGATTTGGGTCTTACCTTCTGGCATTGAACAAGAAGACATATGAGCAGGCTGGGATTGACACTCCGGGAAATTCTCCAGGAAGTTACAAGGATCTTAGAATCGCTTGGATGATCGGTTTCCTTTCAGTTGTTTCTCTGATTGGTCTTTTTGTTCTGATTCCTCTCAGGAAG TTCTTGATAATTGATTACAAACTGCCCTTTCCAACTGGCATGGCAACTGCCGTTCTTATCAATGGATTTCACAATCAGGGAGAGAAGATGGCTAG AAAGCAAGTTCGTGGGTTCATTAAATACTTTTCACTGAGCTTCTTGTGGGGCTTTTTCCAATGGTTTTACACTGGAAAAGGGGGTTGTGGATTTGTTCAGTTCCCCACTTTCGGGTTGCAAGCATGGAAGCATAC ATTCAATTTCGATTTTAGTATGACTTATGTGGGAACTGGAATGATTTGTCCCTTGATTGTGAACTTGTCAACACTTCTTGGAGCTGTGCTTTCATGGGCTGTCTTGTGGCCTCTTCTGGGTAGGCTCAAAGGAGATTGGTTCCCCTCCAATTTACCTGAATCCAGCATGAAGAGCTTGAATGGCTacaag GTCTTTCTCTCTATTGCACTCCTCTTGGGTGATGGGCTTTACAACTTCATGAAGATAATttgtatcacatttttaaacaTCCATGCCAAATGGAAGCAAAGGAACCTCGATTTAT CTATGAGTGCAAGAAACAACACTCTGGAGGatcaaaatcaagatgaagtgTTCACGAGAGAAAGTGTTCCGATGTGGGTAGGGGCCGGAGGATACATGGCCTTCGCCGTGATTGCAGTAACTTCGGTTCCGGCCATATTTCCTGAGATCAAATGGTATTATGTGATCATAGCCTATGTGGCTGCGCCATCTCTGGCCTTCTGCAATGCTTATGCCATTGGGCTGACTGACATGAATATGTCGTATAACTACGGCAAGCTAGGCCTCTTCGTGATGGCGGCGCTGGCTGGAAAACACCACGGCGTGGTGGCAGGGCTGGCCGGATGCGGCCTCCTCAAGTCGGTCATCTCAGTCTCCAGCACCCTGATCCAAGACATGAAAACCGGCCACCTCACCCTCACTTCCCCCAGAGCCATGCTGCTGGGGCAGGCTGCCGGCACCGCCATCGGCTGCGTGGTGGCGCCGCTCAGCTTCTTCCTGTTCTACAAGGCGTTCGACGTTGGCAACCCGGACGGAGAGTACAAGGCTCCCTTTGCCATTGTCTACAGGAACCTGGCAATCCTGGGAGTGGAAGGCTTCTCTGCCCTGCCTCAACACTGCTTGCAGCTCTGTGGCGGCTTCTTCGGCTTCGCGGTGGGCGTCAACATGGTGAAGGATCTAGTCCCGGGCAAGGTTGGGAAGTGGCTGCCGCTGCCGGCGGCAATGTCGGTGCCGTTTCTCATTGGTGGAAGCTTTGCCATTGACATGTGTGTGGGGAGTCTGGTGGTGTTGGGTTGGAAGAAAGTGAAGGGTGGTGAGAATGCTGAGCTGATGGTTCCGGTGGTGGCTTCCGGCTTGATGTGCGGCGAGGGGCTGTGGACACTGCCGgcttctcttctctcccttgCCAAAATTAGTCCTCCAATATGCATGAAATTCTTGGCTTCTTAA